A genomic window from Centroberyx gerrardi isolate f3 chromosome 14, fCenGer3.hap1.cur.20231027, whole genome shotgun sequence includes:
- the stk35 gene encoding serine/threonine-protein kinase 35, with amino-acid sequence MLIFNKKEGMDICDGKKRRKVSGGVRGCRRSVAGKMRRETGKVLRSLTVEDNNHPEPMEEEDDDDCFSISFLRNDRLEPAVVVAPRYSLLREVGRGSYGVVYEAIARKTGARVAVKRLQCDAPENVELALAEFWALASLEDRHQNVVQLEECVLQRNGLAQKMSHGNKRSKQYLRLVETSLKGERILGYPEEPCYLWFVMEFCEGGDLNQYILSRRPDPRTNKSFMRQLTSAVAFLHKNNIVHRDLKPDNILISQKSGSPVLKVADFGLSKVCAGLSSGGKDGEEYPAAGRSGRGNNQNNVVNVNKFWLSSACGSDFYMAPEVWEGHYTAKADIFALGIIIWAMIERITFIDAESKRELLGTYIRQGTEIVPVGEALLENPKMVLHIPQKTRSSMSEGVKKLLQDMLAVNPQDRPDAFQLEVRMDQVTCAA; translated from the exons ATGCTTATTTTCAACAAAAAAGAAGGCATGGATATTTGCGacgggaagaagagaagaaaggtaAGCGGCGGTGTGCGGGGCTGCAGGCGGAGCGTGGCCGGAAAGATGAGGCGGGAGACGGGCAAAGTCCTCCGCTCTCTGACGGTGGAGGACAACAACCACCCGGAGcccatggaggaggaggatgacgacGACTGCTTCTCCATCAGCTTCCTCAGAAACGACCGGCTGGAACCTGCCGTGGTGGTGGCTCCCCGGTACAGCTTGTTACGGGAGGTCGGACGGGGAAGCTACGGGGTGGTGTATGAGGCTATAGCCCGGAAAACAGGAGCCAGGGTGGCGGTGAAGAGGCTCCAGTGCGACGCCCCGGAAAACGTGGAGCTGGCACTGGCCGAGTTCTGGGCCCTGGCCAGCCTAGAGGACAGACACCAGAATGTGGTACAGCTGGAGGAGTGTGTCCTGCAAAGGAACGGCCTGGCTCAGAAGATGAGCCATGGCAATAAGAGGTCCAAACAGTACCTGCGACTGGTGGAGACCTCACTCAAAG GTGAGCGCATCCTGGGTTACCCAGAGGAGCCGTGCTACCTGTGGTTTGTCATGGAGTTTTGTGAGGGCGGGGATCTCAACCAGTACATCCTGTCTCGCCGACCCGATCCCCGCACCAACAAGAGCTTCATGCGCCAGCTGACGAGTGCTGTGGCTTTCCTGCACAAGAACAACATTGTTCATCGCGATCTCAAGCCAGACAACATACTAATTTCACAGAAGTCCGGCTCACCAGTTTTGAAAGTGGCGGACTTTGGCCTCAGTAAGGTTTGCGCTGGTCTCAGCTCCGGTGGCAAAGATGGTGAAGAGTACCCTGCAGCAGGCAGGAGCGGCAGAGGCAACAACCAGAATAATGTGGTCAACGTCAACAAGTTCTGGTTGTCATCAGCCTGCGGCTCGGACTTCTACATGGCACCTGAGGTGTGGGAGGGCCACTACACGGCCAAGGCTGACATCTTTGCCCTGGGCATCATCATCTGGGCAATGATCGAGCGGATCACTTTCATCGACGCAGAGTCCAAGCGTGAACTGCTGGGCACCTACATTCGGCAAGGCACGGAGATTGTACCTGTCGGGGAGGCACTATTGGAGAACCCCAAGATGGTTCTCCACATCCCTCAGAAGACCAGGAGCTCAATGTCTGAGGGAGTGAAGAAGCTTCTCCAGGACATGCTAGCTGTCAACCCTCAGGACCGACCCGATGCCTTCCAATTGGAGGTGCGGATGGACCAAGTCACATGTGCTGCGTGA